The stretch of DNA GTCGTTGGTCCCCGCCATCTGCGAGTGGTTGTCCGAGGACCCGATGACGCCGAGGTGCGCCGCCCGGTTGCGCCAGCCGTAGCGGAAGCTCCAGACGCCGGGCGAGGGATCCTCCCCCTCGAAGGCCGTCCAGGCGCCTTCCCCCTGGTATGGCTTTGCGGTGATCGACTGCTGGTTGTAGTTGCGCGCCGAGAAGATCTCGCCCACCCTCTGGTACGCCTCGACCAGCGAGCGCGGGGCGACCGGCGAGTAGCCGTAGGCGTAGTCCCAGTCGATGTTCTTCTCGTAGGACGACATCATGTGCGGTATCACGAGGACGCGATCGGGCCCGTATCCCGCCAGGTTGTAGAAGCGCTCGAGGCACTGCGGCGGCAGGAAGCGGGCGTCGCCCGGCAGGATCGGCAGCGCGTCGACCGGATCGAAGTCCCGGAACATGACGATGCGGTGCAGGTACGTCGCCACGAACAGGTTGAGGTGGTGGCTGTGCCATTCGTAGCCCGGGAAGACGATGAACGACCCGGCCGATTCGGTGTCGAACGCGCGGGCGACCCCCTGGGCATGCGACCACCAGTCTCCCAGCCCGCGAATCGGAAACATCTCCCCGACGCAGCGCCCCCCCGCGGCAAACTCGGGATCGGCGGCGACGGCGGGCGGCAGCCGGTAGCCCTCCGTGCGCACCGAGTGCTCGGTGAGGGCGGCGAAGTCCTCGCCCGCGACCTCACGCAGGTGGGTCAGGGTGTCCCGGGCGGTCGTGTACAGCGCCATGTGATCGCCGGGAGTGATCCAGCCCAGGAACTTGCGCGTCTCGCCGCCGTCCCCCGAGTGCACGTGCAGGTCCCCCACCAGGCGCTGCGCCGGCGGCGGGCCGTCCCAGGCCCGGGTGTAGTGGTAGACCGGCCGCGCGCCCGCGAGGGCCGGCACGATGCGATAGCTCCCGGCGGCCGCGTAGATCGCCGTCGACTCGCGGCGCCACTCGTTCTGGAACGCGAGCGAGGCGGTCACGCCGCCGGTCAGGTCGACCGATCCCGTGATCGGCCGCGGATTGCCGTAGCGATCGGTGACGACGACCGAGAATGTGAACGGCGTGCCGGCCTGGACGTCCAGAGGCGCCAGCGCCCGCACGAATGCGGCGTCCGGCAGCGGCTCGATGGTGAGCGGCTCCACCTGGTCATCGCTCAGGACGGTCCAGGGGCCCGCCTTGGGGGTCCCGTTCGGCAGGGTCACGAACGATCGATAGCGGAAGTGCGCCCGCAGCGGACGTTCCGTCCAGGCGGTGGCGCGCGCCGGGACTTTTCCCTTGTAGGTCAGGCGCAGGCGGTCCCCCGCCGTCATGAGCTGCCAGGGCTGGAGGTAGACCCCCAGAATGTGCGGGTAGGGAAGAAGGGCGATCGGATCGAACGTCGCGACGGCGAGCTGGACCTCGCGCCCGGCCCCCTTCTGCCCCACGA from Candidatus Polarisedimenticolia bacterium encodes:
- a CDS encoding DUF3604 domain-containing protein; the encoded protein is MGRSFRWMIPAAAAGLAALALLPDGGRGIRAADPAVTAPYLLTVTPDILIAGQRVGDPTGPALSFEFTLPETLQGGGLPATINTGWEGDRSIVQIELPLASSLSSDTDNVSTGVGEFDSPLLCWKNLPCAFAGQDGYWQAVLVGQKGAGREVQLAVATFDPIALLPYPHILGVYLQPWQLMTAGDRLRLTYKGKVPARATAWTERPLRAHFRYRSFVTLPNGTPKAGPWTVLSDDQVEPLTIEPLPDAAFVRALAPLDVQAGTPFTFSVVVTDRYGNPRPITGSVDLTGGVTASLAFQNEWRRESTAIYAAAGSYRIVPALAGARPVYHYTRAWDGPPPAQRLVGDLHVHSGDGGETRKFLGWITPGDHMALYTTARDTLTHLREVAGEDFAALTEHSVRTEGYRLPPAVAADPEFAAGGRCVGEMFPIRGLGDWWSHAQGVARAFDTESAGSFIVFPGYEWHSHHLNLFVATYLHRIVMFRDFDPVDALPILPGDARFLPPQCLERFYNLAGYGPDRVLVIPHMMSSYEKNIDWDYAYGYSPVAPRSLVEAYQRVGEIFSARNYNQQSITAKPYQGEGAWTAFEGEDPSPGVWSFRYGWRNRAAHLGVIGSSDNHSQMAGTNDDMAADGGRYHFNEPAGFAVVLASSRDRAGIFDALGARRTYATTGVRAWLDFRVGGWPMGSSISVRGPGPISAGIDVMAGMTITRLEVWGAQAGNPFVPYQLLRSETPNAETWTGTLALQNPLPADGFWPQEWLYYVRVFLETPGAEDGQADDVVWSSPVWVTWSR